Proteins encoded in a region of the Canis lupus dingo isolate Sandy chromosome 17, ASM325472v2, whole genome shotgun sequence genome:
- the RTKN gene encoding rhotekin isoform X3, translating into MFSRNHRSRVTVARGSALEMEFKRGRFRLSLFSDPPEDTELQRKLDHEIRMREGACKLLAACSQREQALEATKSLLVCNSRILSYMGELQRRKEAQVLEKTGRRPSDSGPPAERSPCRGRVCISDLRIPLMWKDTEYFKNKGDLHRWAVFLLLQLGEHIQDTEMILVDRTLTDISFQNNVIFTEAGPDFELRLELYGACMEEEGALAGAPKRLATKLSSSLGRSSGRRVRASLESAGGSGSSPILLPTPAVGGPRYHLLAHTTLTLAAVQDGFRTHDLTLASHEENPAWLPLYGSVCCRLVAQPFCMTQPTANGTLRVQQAGELQDWARVHGVLKGTNLFCYRQPEDADTGEEPLFTIAINKETRVRAGELEQAAGRPFTLSISNRYGEDEVTHTLQTESRGALHSWMEALWQLFFDMSQWKQCCDEIMKIETPVPRKPPQVLAKQGSLYHEMAIEPLDDIAAVTDILAQREGTRLETPPPWLAMFTEQPALPSPCSPASVAPAPARTYPMPWGRPRTFSLDAVPPDHSPRASHAVAPLPQQRSPRSRGLFSKGPPRTWLQSPV; encoded by the exons ATGTTCTCGCGAAACCACCGGAGCCGGGTCACCGTGGCCAGGGGCTCCGCCCTGGAGATGGAGTTCAAACGCGGCCGCTTCCGACTCAGCCTCTTCAGCGACCCGCCCGAG GACACAGAGTTGCAGAGAAAGCTAGACCATGAGATCCGGATGAGGGAAGGGGCCTGCAAGCTGCTGGCGGCCTGCTCCCAGCGAGAACAGGCCCTAGAGGCCACCAAGAGCCTGCTGGTGTGCAATAGCCGCATCCTTAGCTACATGGGCGAGCTGCAGCGGCGGAAAGAGGCACAGGTGCTGGAGAAGACAGGCCGGCG GCCTTCTGACAGTGGGCCGCCTGCTGAACGCTCGCCTTGCCGAGGCCGGGTCTGCATCTCTG acCTCCGGATTCCACTAATGTGGAAGGACACAGAATATTTCAAGAACAAAGGCG ACTTGCACCGCTGGGCTGTGTTCCTGCTGCTGCAGCTAGGGGAACACATTCAGGACACAGAAATGATCCTGGTGGACAGAACCCTTACAGACATCTCCTTTCAGAACAACGTGATCTT CACCGAGGCAGGGCCAGACTTTGAACTGCGACTGGAGCTGTATGGGGCCTGCATGGAAGAGGAGGGGGCCCTGGCTGGAGCCCCCAAGAGGCTTGCCACCAAACTCAGCAGCTCCCTAGGCCGCTCCTCAGGAAGGCGTGTCCGGGCATCGCTGGAGAGTGCTGGAGGTTCAGGAAGCAGTCCCATTTTGCTTCCCACCCCAGCTGTGGG TGGTCCTCGTTACCACCTGTTGGCTCACACCACACTCACCCTGGCAGCAGTGCAAGATGGGTTCCGCACGCACGACCTCACCCTCGCCAGCCATG AGGAGAATCCCGCCTGGCTTCCCCTTTATGGTAGCGTGTGTTgccgcctggtggctcagcctttCTGCATGACTCAGCCTACCGCAAATGGTACCCTCAGGGTACAG CAAGCTGGGGAGCTGCAGGACTGGGCGCGAGTGCATGGAGTCCTGAAAGGCACAAACCTCTTCTGTTACCGGCAACCTGAAGACGCAGACACTGGGGAAGAGCCGTTGTTTACTATTGCCATCAACAAG GAGACTCGAGTGCGGGCAGGGGAGCTGGAGCAGGCTGCAGGCCGGCCCTTCACCCTGAGCATCAGTAACCGGTATGGGGAGGACGAGGTGACACACACCCTTCAGACAGAGAGTCGGGGAGCCCTGCACAGCTGGATGGAAGCTCTGTGGCAGCTTTTCTTTGACATGA GCCAGTGGAAGCAGTGCTGTGATGAGATCATGAAGATTGAAACCCCTGTTCCCCGGAAACCACCCCAAGTACTGGCCAAGCAGGGATCCTTGTACCATGAGATGG CTATTGAGCCGCTGGATGACATCGCAGCGGTGACAGACATCTTGGCCCAGCGGGAGGGCACAAGGCTGGAGACACCCCCACCCTGGCTAGCAATGTTTACAGAACAGCCTGCCCTGCCTAGCCCCTGCTCACCTGCCTCagtggccccagccccagctcggACCTACCCCATGCCCTGGGGGCGACCCCGAACATTCTCCCTGGACGCTGTCCCCCCAGACCACTCCCCTAGGGCTTCCCACGCGgttgcccctctcccccagcagCGATCCCCAAGGTCCAGAGGCCTCTTCAGCAAAGGCCCACCCCGCACTTGGCTCCAGTCACCAGTATGA
- the RTKN gene encoding rhotekin isoform X4, translated as MQDRLHILEDLNMLYIRQMALSLEDTELQRKLDHEIRMREGACKLLAACSQREQALEATKSLLVCNSRILSYMGELQRRKEAQVLEKTGRRPSDSGPPAERSPCRGRVCISDLRIPLMWKDTEYFKNKGDLHRWAVFLLLQLGEHIQDTEMILVDRTLTDISFQNNVIFTEAGPDFELRLELYGACMEEEGALAGAPKRLATKLSSSLGRSSGRRVRASLESAGGSGSSPILLPTPAVGGPRYHLLAHTTLTLAAVQDGFRTHDLTLASHEENPAWLPLYGSVCCRLVAQPFCMTQPTANGTLRVQQAGELQDWARVHGVLKGTNLFCYRQPEDADTGEEPLFTIAINKETRVRAGELEQAAGRPFTLSISNRYGEDEVTHTLQTESRGALHSWMEALWQLFFDMSQWKQCCDEIMKIETPVPRKPPQVLAKQGSLYHEMAIEPLDDIAAVTDILAQREGTRLETPPPWLAMFTEQPALPSPCSPASVAPAPARTYPMPWGRPRTFSLDAVPPDHSPRASHAVAPLPQQRSPRSRGLFSKGPPRTWLQSPV; from the exons ATGCAGGACAGATTGCACATCCTGGAGGACCTGAATATGCTCTACATTCGGCAGATGGCACTCAGCCTGGAG GACACAGAGTTGCAGAGAAAGCTAGACCATGAGATCCGGATGAGGGAAGGGGCCTGCAAGCTGCTGGCGGCCTGCTCCCAGCGAGAACAGGCCCTAGAGGCCACCAAGAGCCTGCTGGTGTGCAATAGCCGCATCCTTAGCTACATGGGCGAGCTGCAGCGGCGGAAAGAGGCACAGGTGCTGGAGAAGACAGGCCGGCG GCCTTCTGACAGTGGGCCGCCTGCTGAACGCTCGCCTTGCCGAGGCCGGGTCTGCATCTCTG acCTCCGGATTCCACTAATGTGGAAGGACACAGAATATTTCAAGAACAAAGGCG ACTTGCACCGCTGGGCTGTGTTCCTGCTGCTGCAGCTAGGGGAACACATTCAGGACACAGAAATGATCCTGGTGGACAGAACCCTTACAGACATCTCCTTTCAGAACAACGTGATCTT CACCGAGGCAGGGCCAGACTTTGAACTGCGACTGGAGCTGTATGGGGCCTGCATGGAAGAGGAGGGGGCCCTGGCTGGAGCCCCCAAGAGGCTTGCCACCAAACTCAGCAGCTCCCTAGGCCGCTCCTCAGGAAGGCGTGTCCGGGCATCGCTGGAGAGTGCTGGAGGTTCAGGAAGCAGTCCCATTTTGCTTCCCACCCCAGCTGTGGG TGGTCCTCGTTACCACCTGTTGGCTCACACCACACTCACCCTGGCAGCAGTGCAAGATGGGTTCCGCACGCACGACCTCACCCTCGCCAGCCATG AGGAGAATCCCGCCTGGCTTCCCCTTTATGGTAGCGTGTGTTgccgcctggtggctcagcctttCTGCATGACTCAGCCTACCGCAAATGGTACCCTCAGGGTACAG CAAGCTGGGGAGCTGCAGGACTGGGCGCGAGTGCATGGAGTCCTGAAAGGCACAAACCTCTTCTGTTACCGGCAACCTGAAGACGCAGACACTGGGGAAGAGCCGTTGTTTACTATTGCCATCAACAAG GAGACTCGAGTGCGGGCAGGGGAGCTGGAGCAGGCTGCAGGCCGGCCCTTCACCCTGAGCATCAGTAACCGGTATGGGGAGGACGAGGTGACACACACCCTTCAGACAGAGAGTCGGGGAGCCCTGCACAGCTGGATGGAAGCTCTGTGGCAGCTTTTCTTTGACATGA GCCAGTGGAAGCAGTGCTGTGATGAGATCATGAAGATTGAAACCCCTGTTCCCCGGAAACCACCCCAAGTACTGGCCAAGCAGGGATCCTTGTACCATGAGATGG CTATTGAGCCGCTGGATGACATCGCAGCGGTGACAGACATCTTGGCCCAGCGGGAGGGCACAAGGCTGGAGACACCCCCACCCTGGCTAGCAATGTTTACAGAACAGCCTGCCCTGCCTAGCCCCTGCTCACCTGCCTCagtggccccagccccagctcggACCTACCCCATGCCCTGGGGGCGACCCCGAACATTCTCCCTGGACGCTGTCCCCCCAGACCACTCCCCTAGGGCTTCCCACGCGgttgcccctctcccccagcagCGATCCCCAAGGTCCAGAGGCCTCTTCAGCAAAGGCCCACCCCGCACTTGGCTCCAGTCACCAGTATGA
- the RTKN gene encoding rhotekin isoform X5, whose protein sequence is MDRAREGSDTELQRKLDHEIRMREGACKLLAACSQREQALEATKSLLVCNSRILSYMGELQRRKEAQVLEKTGRRPSDSGPPAERSPCRGRVCISDLRIPLMWKDTEYFKNKGDLHRWAVFLLLQLGEHIQDTEMILVDRTLTDISFQNNVIFTEAGPDFELRLELYGACMEEEGALAGAPKRLATKLSSSLGRSSGRRVRASLESAGGSGSSPILLPTPAVGGPRYHLLAHTTLTLAAVQDGFRTHDLTLASHEENPAWLPLYGSVCCRLVAQPFCMTQPTANGTLRVQQAGELQDWARVHGVLKGTNLFCYRQPEDADTGEEPLFTIAINKETRVRAGELEQAAGRPFTLSISNRYGEDEVTHTLQTESRGALHSWMEALWQLFFDMSQWKQCCDEIMKIETPVPRKPPQVLAKQGSLYHEMVLSETVAPGGPGEGLLLQDNTISAEIRALLSSYYSDR, encoded by the exons ATGGACAGGGCTAGGGAAGGATCT GACACAGAGTTGCAGAGAAAGCTAGACCATGAGATCCGGATGAGGGAAGGGGCCTGCAAGCTGCTGGCGGCCTGCTCCCAGCGAGAACAGGCCCTAGAGGCCACCAAGAGCCTGCTGGTGTGCAATAGCCGCATCCTTAGCTACATGGGCGAGCTGCAGCGGCGGAAAGAGGCACAGGTGCTGGAGAAGACAGGCCGGCG GCCTTCTGACAGTGGGCCGCCTGCTGAACGCTCGCCTTGCCGAGGCCGGGTCTGCATCTCTG acCTCCGGATTCCACTAATGTGGAAGGACACAGAATATTTCAAGAACAAAGGCG ACTTGCACCGCTGGGCTGTGTTCCTGCTGCTGCAGCTAGGGGAACACATTCAGGACACAGAAATGATCCTGGTGGACAGAACCCTTACAGACATCTCCTTTCAGAACAACGTGATCTT CACCGAGGCAGGGCCAGACTTTGAACTGCGACTGGAGCTGTATGGGGCCTGCATGGAAGAGGAGGGGGCCCTGGCTGGAGCCCCCAAGAGGCTTGCCACCAAACTCAGCAGCTCCCTAGGCCGCTCCTCAGGAAGGCGTGTCCGGGCATCGCTGGAGAGTGCTGGAGGTTCAGGAAGCAGTCCCATTTTGCTTCCCACCCCAGCTGTGGG TGGTCCTCGTTACCACCTGTTGGCTCACACCACACTCACCCTGGCAGCAGTGCAAGATGGGTTCCGCACGCACGACCTCACCCTCGCCAGCCATG AGGAGAATCCCGCCTGGCTTCCCCTTTATGGTAGCGTGTGTTgccgcctggtggctcagcctttCTGCATGACTCAGCCTACCGCAAATGGTACCCTCAGGGTACAG CAAGCTGGGGAGCTGCAGGACTGGGCGCGAGTGCATGGAGTCCTGAAAGGCACAAACCTCTTCTGTTACCGGCAACCTGAAGACGCAGACACTGGGGAAGAGCCGTTGTTTACTATTGCCATCAACAAG GAGACTCGAGTGCGGGCAGGGGAGCTGGAGCAGGCTGCAGGCCGGCCCTTCACCCTGAGCATCAGTAACCGGTATGGGGAGGACGAGGTGACACACACCCTTCAGACAGAGAGTCGGGGAGCCCTGCACAGCTGGATGGAAGCTCTGTGGCAGCTTTTCTTTGACATGA GCCAGTGGAAGCAGTGCTGTGATGAGATCATGAAGATTGAAACCCCTGTTCCCCGGAAACCACCCCAAGTACTGGCCAAGCAGGGATCCTTGTACCATGAGATGG TCTTATCAGAGACTGTGGCCCCAGGGGGCCCAGGTGAGGGGCTTCTCCTGCAGGATAATACGATCTCAGCTGAGATCCGGGCTTTGCTTTCCTCCTATTACAGTGACAGGTGA
- the RTKN gene encoding rhotekin isoform X1, with protein sequence MDRAREGSDTELQRKLDHEIRMREGACKLLAACSQREQALEATKSLLVCNSRILSYMGELQRRKEAQVLEKTGRRPSDSGPPAERSPCRGRVCISDLRIPLMWKDTEYFKNKGDLHRWAVFLLLQLGEHIQDTEMILVDRTLTDISFQNNVIFTEAGPDFELRLELYGACMEEEGALAGAPKRLATKLSSSLGRSSGRRVRASLESAGGSGSSPILLPTPAVGGPRYHLLAHTTLTLAAVQDGFRTHDLTLASHEENPAWLPLYGSVCCRLVAQPFCMTQPTANGTLRVQQAGELQDWARVHGVLKGTNLFCYRQPEDADTGEEPLFTIAINKETRVRAGELEQAAGRPFTLSISNRYGEDEVTHTLQTESRGALHSWMEALWQLFFDMSQWKQCCDEIMKIETPVPRKPPQVLAKQGSLYHEMAIEPLDDIAAVTDILAQREGTRLETPPPWLAMFTEQPALPSPCSPASVAPAPARTYPMPWGRPRTFSLDAVPPDHSPRASHAVAPLPQQRSPRSRGLFSKGPPRTWLQSPV encoded by the exons ATGGACAGGGCTAGGGAAGGATCT GACACAGAGTTGCAGAGAAAGCTAGACCATGAGATCCGGATGAGGGAAGGGGCCTGCAAGCTGCTGGCGGCCTGCTCCCAGCGAGAACAGGCCCTAGAGGCCACCAAGAGCCTGCTGGTGTGCAATAGCCGCATCCTTAGCTACATGGGCGAGCTGCAGCGGCGGAAAGAGGCACAGGTGCTGGAGAAGACAGGCCGGCG GCCTTCTGACAGTGGGCCGCCTGCTGAACGCTCGCCTTGCCGAGGCCGGGTCTGCATCTCTG acCTCCGGATTCCACTAATGTGGAAGGACACAGAATATTTCAAGAACAAAGGCG ACTTGCACCGCTGGGCTGTGTTCCTGCTGCTGCAGCTAGGGGAACACATTCAGGACACAGAAATGATCCTGGTGGACAGAACCCTTACAGACATCTCCTTTCAGAACAACGTGATCTT CACCGAGGCAGGGCCAGACTTTGAACTGCGACTGGAGCTGTATGGGGCCTGCATGGAAGAGGAGGGGGCCCTGGCTGGAGCCCCCAAGAGGCTTGCCACCAAACTCAGCAGCTCCCTAGGCCGCTCCTCAGGAAGGCGTGTCCGGGCATCGCTGGAGAGTGCTGGAGGTTCAGGAAGCAGTCCCATTTTGCTTCCCACCCCAGCTGTGGG TGGTCCTCGTTACCACCTGTTGGCTCACACCACACTCACCCTGGCAGCAGTGCAAGATGGGTTCCGCACGCACGACCTCACCCTCGCCAGCCATG AGGAGAATCCCGCCTGGCTTCCCCTTTATGGTAGCGTGTGTTgccgcctggtggctcagcctttCTGCATGACTCAGCCTACCGCAAATGGTACCCTCAGGGTACAG CAAGCTGGGGAGCTGCAGGACTGGGCGCGAGTGCATGGAGTCCTGAAAGGCACAAACCTCTTCTGTTACCGGCAACCTGAAGACGCAGACACTGGGGAAGAGCCGTTGTTTACTATTGCCATCAACAAG GAGACTCGAGTGCGGGCAGGGGAGCTGGAGCAGGCTGCAGGCCGGCCCTTCACCCTGAGCATCAGTAACCGGTATGGGGAGGACGAGGTGACACACACCCTTCAGACAGAGAGTCGGGGAGCCCTGCACAGCTGGATGGAAGCTCTGTGGCAGCTTTTCTTTGACATGA GCCAGTGGAAGCAGTGCTGTGATGAGATCATGAAGATTGAAACCCCTGTTCCCCGGAAACCACCCCAAGTACTGGCCAAGCAGGGATCCTTGTACCATGAGATGG CTATTGAGCCGCTGGATGACATCGCAGCGGTGACAGACATCTTGGCCCAGCGGGAGGGCACAAGGCTGGAGACACCCCCACCCTGGCTAGCAATGTTTACAGAACAGCCTGCCCTGCCTAGCCCCTGCTCACCTGCCTCagtggccccagccccagctcggACCTACCCCATGCCCTGGGGGCGACCCCGAACATTCTCCCTGGACGCTGTCCCCCCAGACCACTCCCCTAGGGCTTCCCACGCGgttgcccctctcccccagcagCGATCCCCAAGGTCCAGAGGCCTCTTCAGCAAAGGCCCACCCCGCACTTGGCTCCAGTCACCAGTATGA
- the RTKN gene encoding rhotekin isoform X2 translates to MDRAREGSDTELQRKLDHEIRMREGACKLLAACSQREQALEATKSLLVCNSRILSYMGELQRRKEAQVLEKTGRRPSDSGPPAERSPCRGRVCISDLRIPLMWKDTEYFKNKGDLHRWAVFLLLQLGEHIQDTEMILVDRTLTDISFQNNVIFTEAGPDFELRLELYGACMEEEGALAGAPKRLATKLSSSLGRSSGRRVRASLESAGGSGSSPILLPTPAVGGPRYHLLAHTTLTLAAVQDGFRTHDLTLASHEENPAWLPLYGSVCCRLVAQPFCMTQPTANGTLRVQQAGELQDWARVHGVLKGTNLFCYRQPEDADTGEEPLFTIAINKETRVRAGELEQAAGRPFTLSISNRYGEDEVTHTLQTESRGALHSWMEALWQLFFDMSQWKQCCDEIMKIETPVPRKPPQVLAKQGSLYHEMAIPKVQRPLQQRPTPHLAPVTSMRQKGACNRIWPEEERTYVQLGSGCGAVSSRLASLASPSSAGLGEQKPLFSCGCQGAEGLIPGTGWDPP, encoded by the exons ATGGACAGGGCTAGGGAAGGATCT GACACAGAGTTGCAGAGAAAGCTAGACCATGAGATCCGGATGAGGGAAGGGGCCTGCAAGCTGCTGGCGGCCTGCTCCCAGCGAGAACAGGCCCTAGAGGCCACCAAGAGCCTGCTGGTGTGCAATAGCCGCATCCTTAGCTACATGGGCGAGCTGCAGCGGCGGAAAGAGGCACAGGTGCTGGAGAAGACAGGCCGGCG GCCTTCTGACAGTGGGCCGCCTGCTGAACGCTCGCCTTGCCGAGGCCGGGTCTGCATCTCTG acCTCCGGATTCCACTAATGTGGAAGGACACAGAATATTTCAAGAACAAAGGCG ACTTGCACCGCTGGGCTGTGTTCCTGCTGCTGCAGCTAGGGGAACACATTCAGGACACAGAAATGATCCTGGTGGACAGAACCCTTACAGACATCTCCTTTCAGAACAACGTGATCTT CACCGAGGCAGGGCCAGACTTTGAACTGCGACTGGAGCTGTATGGGGCCTGCATGGAAGAGGAGGGGGCCCTGGCTGGAGCCCCCAAGAGGCTTGCCACCAAACTCAGCAGCTCCCTAGGCCGCTCCTCAGGAAGGCGTGTCCGGGCATCGCTGGAGAGTGCTGGAGGTTCAGGAAGCAGTCCCATTTTGCTTCCCACCCCAGCTGTGGG TGGTCCTCGTTACCACCTGTTGGCTCACACCACACTCACCCTGGCAGCAGTGCAAGATGGGTTCCGCACGCACGACCTCACCCTCGCCAGCCATG AGGAGAATCCCGCCTGGCTTCCCCTTTATGGTAGCGTGTGTTgccgcctggtggctcagcctttCTGCATGACTCAGCCTACCGCAAATGGTACCCTCAGGGTACAG CAAGCTGGGGAGCTGCAGGACTGGGCGCGAGTGCATGGAGTCCTGAAAGGCACAAACCTCTTCTGTTACCGGCAACCTGAAGACGCAGACACTGGGGAAGAGCCGTTGTTTACTATTGCCATCAACAAG GAGACTCGAGTGCGGGCAGGGGAGCTGGAGCAGGCTGCAGGCCGGCCCTTCACCCTGAGCATCAGTAACCGGTATGGGGAGGACGAGGTGACACACACCCTTCAGACAGAGAGTCGGGGAGCCCTGCACAGCTGGATGGAAGCTCTGTGGCAGCTTTTCTTTGACATGA GCCAGTGGAAGCAGTGCTGTGATGAGATCATGAAGATTGAAACCCCTGTTCCCCGGAAACCACCCCAAGTACTGGCCAAGCAGGGATCCTTGTACCATGAGATGG CGATCCCCAAGGTCCAGAGGCCTCTTCAGCAAAGGCCCACCCCGCACTTGGCTCCAGTCACCAGTATGAGACAGAAAGGTGCTTGCAACAGGATCtggccagaggaagagaggacCTACGTGCAGTTGGGCTCTGGATGCGGCGCTGTCAGTAGCAGGTTGGCCAGCTTggcctccccttcctctgctggACTGGGGGAGCAGAAGCCCCTCTTCAGCTGTGGTTGCCAAGGTGCTGAGGGGCTCATTCCTGGGACTG
- the RTKN gene encoding rhotekin isoform X6 encodes MREGACKLLAACSQREQALEATKSLLVCNSRILSYMGELQRRKEAQVLEKTGRRPSDSGPPAERSPCRGRVCISDLRIPLMWKDTEYFKNKGDLHRWAVFLLLQLGEHIQDTEMILVDRTLTDISFQNNVIFTEAGPDFELRLELYGACMEEEGALAGAPKRLATKLSSSLGRSSGRRVRASLESAGGSGSSPILLPTPAVGGPRYHLLAHTTLTLAAVQDGFRTHDLTLASHEENPAWLPLYGSVCCRLVAQPFCMTQPTANGTLRVQQAGELQDWARVHGVLKGTNLFCYRQPEDADTGEEPLFTIAINKETRVRAGELEQAAGRPFTLSISNRYGEDEVTHTLQTESRGALHSWMEALWQLFFDMSQWKQCCDEIMKIETPVPRKPPQVLAKQGSLYHEMAIEPLDDIAAVTDILAQREGTRLETPPPWLAMFTEQPALPSPCSPASVAPAPARTYPMPWGRPRTFSLDAVPPDHSPRASHAVAPLPQQRSPRSRGLFSKGPPRTWLQSPV; translated from the exons ATGAGGGAAGGGGCCTGCAAGCTGCTGGCGGCCTGCTCCCAGCGAGAACAGGCCCTAGAGGCCACCAAGAGCCTGCTGGTGTGCAATAGCCGCATCCTTAGCTACATGGGCGAGCTGCAGCGGCGGAAAGAGGCACAGGTGCTGGAGAAGACAGGCCGGCG GCCTTCTGACAGTGGGCCGCCTGCTGAACGCTCGCCTTGCCGAGGCCGGGTCTGCATCTCTG acCTCCGGATTCCACTAATGTGGAAGGACACAGAATATTTCAAGAACAAAGGCG ACTTGCACCGCTGGGCTGTGTTCCTGCTGCTGCAGCTAGGGGAACACATTCAGGACACAGAAATGATCCTGGTGGACAGAACCCTTACAGACATCTCCTTTCAGAACAACGTGATCTT CACCGAGGCAGGGCCAGACTTTGAACTGCGACTGGAGCTGTATGGGGCCTGCATGGAAGAGGAGGGGGCCCTGGCTGGAGCCCCCAAGAGGCTTGCCACCAAACTCAGCAGCTCCCTAGGCCGCTCCTCAGGAAGGCGTGTCCGGGCATCGCTGGAGAGTGCTGGAGGTTCAGGAAGCAGTCCCATTTTGCTTCCCACCCCAGCTGTGGG TGGTCCTCGTTACCACCTGTTGGCTCACACCACACTCACCCTGGCAGCAGTGCAAGATGGGTTCCGCACGCACGACCTCACCCTCGCCAGCCATG AGGAGAATCCCGCCTGGCTTCCCCTTTATGGTAGCGTGTGTTgccgcctggtggctcagcctttCTGCATGACTCAGCCTACCGCAAATGGTACCCTCAGGGTACAG CAAGCTGGGGAGCTGCAGGACTGGGCGCGAGTGCATGGAGTCCTGAAAGGCACAAACCTCTTCTGTTACCGGCAACCTGAAGACGCAGACACTGGGGAAGAGCCGTTGTTTACTATTGCCATCAACAAG GAGACTCGAGTGCGGGCAGGGGAGCTGGAGCAGGCTGCAGGCCGGCCCTTCACCCTGAGCATCAGTAACCGGTATGGGGAGGACGAGGTGACACACACCCTTCAGACAGAGAGTCGGGGAGCCCTGCACAGCTGGATGGAAGCTCTGTGGCAGCTTTTCTTTGACATGA GCCAGTGGAAGCAGTGCTGTGATGAGATCATGAAGATTGAAACCCCTGTTCCCCGGAAACCACCCCAAGTACTGGCCAAGCAGGGATCCTTGTACCATGAGATGG CTATTGAGCCGCTGGATGACATCGCAGCGGTGACAGACATCTTGGCCCAGCGGGAGGGCACAAGGCTGGAGACACCCCCACCCTGGCTAGCAATGTTTACAGAACAGCCTGCCCTGCCTAGCCCCTGCTCACCTGCCTCagtggccccagccccagctcggACCTACCCCATGCCCTGGGGGCGACCCCGAACATTCTCCCTGGACGCTGTCCCCCCAGACCACTCCCCTAGGGCTTCCCACGCGgttgcccctctcccccagcagCGATCCCCAAGGTCCAGAGGCCTCTTCAGCAAAGGCCCACCCCGCACTTGGCTCCAGTCACCAGTATGA